A portion of the Pseudomonas sp. PSE14 genome contains these proteins:
- the ppx gene encoding exopolyphosphatase: MPHTPAKTFPLIAAIDLGSNSFHMVLAKADHGEIRILERLGEKVQLAAGIGEDRMLTEESMQRGFDCLKQFAQFISGMPPGSVRVVGTNALREARNRADFIRVADQILGHPVEVISGREEARLIYLGVSHTLQDTSGKRLVVDIGGGSTEFIIGQQFESQLRESLQMGCVSFTQRYFKDGKITPARYAQAYTSARLELMSIENSLRRLGWDEAVGASGTIRAICLAIQAGGHGNGEVNPEGLAWLKRKMFKIGEVEKLDIDGIKPDRRPIFPAGLAILEALFDALELNRMTHSEGALREGVLYDLLGRHHHEDVRERTIGALMERYHVDPEQAARVEAKALESLDQVANAWDLNDDGHRELLMWAARVHELGLDIAHYHYHKHGAYLLEHSDLAGFSRIDQLTLALLVRGHRRNIPADKFNELGDEGDKLIRLCIVLRFAILFHHIRGTQQMPAVALKASSKSLSVRFPDGWLAANPLTQADFEQEAGWLARVGYSLSVS, translated from the coding sequence ATGCCCCATACCCCAGCCAAGACCTTCCCTTTGATCGCGGCCATCGACCTCGGCTCGAACAGTTTCCACATGGTTTTGGCAAAGGCCGATCACGGCGAGATACGCATCCTTGAGCGGCTCGGCGAGAAGGTTCAGCTGGCCGCCGGTATCGGCGAAGACCGCATGCTCACCGAAGAATCCATGCAGCGCGGCTTCGATTGCCTGAAGCAGTTCGCCCAGTTCATCAGCGGCATGCCGCCGGGCTCGGTCCGCGTGGTGGGCACCAACGCCCTGCGCGAGGCGCGCAACCGCGCCGACTTCATCCGCGTCGCCGACCAGATCCTCGGCCACCCGGTGGAAGTCATCTCCGGCCGCGAAGAAGCGCGCCTGATCTACCTGGGCGTGTCCCACACCCTGCAGGACACCTCCGGCAAGCGCCTGGTGGTGGACATCGGCGGCGGCAGCACCGAATTCATCATCGGCCAGCAGTTCGAATCGCAGCTGCGCGAAAGCCTGCAGATGGGCTGCGTGAGCTTCACCCAGCGCTATTTCAAGGACGGCAAGATCACCCCGGCGCGCTACGCCCAGGCCTATACCTCGGCGCGACTGGAGCTGATGAGCATCGAGAACAGCCTGCGCCGCCTGGGCTGGGACGAGGCAGTCGGCGCCTCCGGCACCATCCGCGCCATCTGCCTGGCAATCCAGGCCGGCGGCCACGGCAACGGCGAGGTCAATCCCGAGGGGCTGGCCTGGCTCAAGCGCAAGATGTTCAAGATAGGCGAGGTCGAGAAGCTCGACATCGACGGCATCAAGCCCGACCGCCGACCGATCTTCCCGGCGGGCCTGGCGATCCTCGAGGCACTGTTCGACGCCCTCGAACTGAACCGCATGACTCACTCCGAAGGCGCCCTGCGCGAAGGCGTGCTCTACGACCTGCTTGGCCGCCACCACCACGAGGACGTTCGCGAGCGCACCATCGGCGCGCTGATGGAGCGCTACCATGTCGACCCGGAACAGGCTGCGCGCGTCGAGGCCAAGGCGCTGGAGTCCCTTGACCAGGTCGCCAACGCCTGGGACCTGAACGACGACGGCCACCGCGAACTGCTGATGTGGGCCGCCCGCGTGCACGAGCTGGGCCTGGACATCGCCCACTACCACTACCACAAGCACGGCGCCTACCTGCTGGAGCATTCGGACCTGGCCGGCTTCTCCCGCATCGACCAGTTGACCCTGGCACTGCTGGTGCGCGGCCACCGCCGCAACATCCCGGCGGACAAGTTCAACGAGCTGGGTGACGAGGGCGACAAGCTGATCCGCCTGTGCATCGTGCTGCGCTTCGCCATCCTCTTCCACCACATCCGCGGCACCCAGCAGATGCCGGCAGTGGCCCTCAAGGCCTCCTCCAAGAGCCTGAGCGTACGCTTCCCGGACGGCTGGCTGGCCGCCAACCCGCTGACCCAGGCGGACTTCGAGCAGGAAGCCGGCTGGCTTGCCCGCGTGGGTTATTCGCTCAGCGTGAGCTGA
- a CDS encoding LysR substrate-binding domain-containing protein, translated as MSIQRLPPLNAVRAFEAAARLGSYVAASRDLHVTQPAIGRHVKLLEDWLGVQLFERTPRGVSLTPAGQRYYAKISTALQQIADAGHELAPGGSARWLKIMAVPAFTKRWLMSRLETLRQQRPGLKVAVEPNPTFTEVDGKSADLGIVYGLPGIYPQCHATLIRPAVFPVCSPSYLAEHGPLTSARDLAQHELIHVDDGEWWNLWLSTIGLDLRVSPEVLYVSNDHALSMAEAGHGIALANLVLVKHQLAAGTLVRPLAEEVPLESYQLLLPPGPVSADVAWFEEWIRAALQEEFSPSAAPVTDSTE; from the coding sequence ATGTCGATCCAGCGCCTTCCGCCGCTCAATGCCGTCCGCGCCTTCGAGGCCGCCGCCCGGCTGGGCAGCTATGTCGCGGCCTCCCGGGACCTGCACGTCACGCAGCCGGCCATCGGCCGTCATGTGAAACTGCTGGAGGACTGGCTGGGCGTGCAGCTGTTCGAGCGCACCCCGCGCGGGGTCAGCCTCACGCCCGCCGGACAGCGCTACTACGCGAAGATATCCACAGCCCTGCAGCAGATCGCCGATGCCGGCCACGAGCTCGCCCCCGGTGGCTCGGCGCGCTGGTTGAAGATCATGGCGGTGCCGGCCTTCACCAAGCGCTGGCTGATGTCGCGCCTGGAAACCCTGCGCCAGCAACGACCGGGCCTGAAGGTGGCGGTGGAGCCCAACCCCACCTTCACCGAGGTGGACGGCAAGAGCGCGGACCTGGGCATCGTCTACGGCCTGCCGGGTATCTACCCGCAATGCCACGCAACGCTGATCCGCCCGGCGGTGTTCCCGGTCTGTTCACCGTCCTACCTGGCCGAGCACGGTCCGCTGACCAGTGCCCGCGACCTGGCGCAGCACGAACTGATCCATGTGGACGACGGCGAATGGTGGAACCTCTGGCTGTCCACCATCGGCCTGGACCTGCGGGTGAGCCCGGAGGTGCTGTACGTCAGCAACGACCACGCCCTGTCGATGGCCGAGGCGGGCCACGGCATCGCCCTGGCCAACCTGGTGCTGGTCAAGCACCAGCTGGCCGCCGGCACCCTGGTGCGGCCGCTGGCCGAGGAAGTACCGCTGGAGAGCTACCAGTTGCTGCTGCCGCCGGGACCGGTGAGCGCCGATGTGGCGTGGTTCGAGGAGTGGATTCGCGCGGCGTTGCAGGAAGAATTTTCACCCAGCGCGGCCCCCGTGACTGATTCCACGGAGTAG
- the ppk1 gene encoding polyphosphate kinase 1, giving the protein MNTEGLSETEVIEAESTEVVVAETTEATPPPPEVAVPAVNVDDSALYIHRELSQLQFNIRVLEQALDESYPLLERLKFLLIFSSNLDEFFEIRVAGLKKQITFAREQAGADGLLPHQALARISEQVHEQVARQYSILNDILLPELAKHDIRFIRRRYWTPKIKAWVRRFFRDEIAPIVTPIGLDPTHPFPLLVNKSLNFMVELEGLDAFGRDSGLAIIPAPRSLPRIIRLPEDVAGAGDNYVFLSSMIHAHADDLFHGMKVKGCYQFRLTRNADLSVDAEDVEDLARALRGELFSRRYGDAVRLEVVDTCPTHLSNYLLKQFGLAESELYKVSGPVNLTRLFSVTGLASHPELQYPPFTPAIPKLLQKKENLFNVLGKLDVLLMHPFESFTPVIDLLRQAAKDPSVLAIKQTLYRSGANSEIVDALVEAARNGKEVTVVIELRARFDEESNLQLASRLQQAGAVVIYGVVGFKTHAKMMLILRREDGELRRYAHLGTGNYHAGNARLYTDYSLLTADVALCEDLHKLFNQLIGMGKTLRMKKLLHAPFTLKKNLLEMINREAAQAAEGKPAHIMAKVNSLTDSKVIRALYKASQAGVKIDLVVRGMCCLRPGVPGVSHNIQVRSIIGRFLEHSRIYYFLNGGDEKLFLSSADWMERNLDMRVETCFPVEGKKLVQRVKKELESYLADNTQAWVLQADGSYVRQSPSGNQNARNSQAILLERLCTPVISSR; this is encoded by the coding sequence ATGAATACCGAAGGCCTTAGCGAAACCGAAGTTATCGAAGCTGAATCCACCGAAGTCGTCGTGGCCGAGACCACCGAGGCGACGCCTCCGCCGCCGGAGGTGGCCGTCCCTGCGGTCAACGTGGATGACAGTGCCCTCTACATTCATCGCGAGCTCTCGCAGCTGCAGTTCAACATCCGCGTGCTGGAACAGGCACTGGATGAGTCCTACCCGCTGCTGGAACGCCTGAAGTTCCTGCTGATCTTCTCCAGCAACCTCGATGAATTCTTCGAGATCCGCGTCGCCGGCCTGAAGAAGCAGATCACCTTCGCCCGCGAACAGGCCGGCGCCGACGGCCTGCTGCCGCACCAGGCGCTGGCGCGCATCAGCGAGCAGGTGCACGAGCAGGTCGCCCGCCAGTACAGCATCCTCAACGACATCCTGTTGCCGGAGCTGGCCAAGCACGACATCCGCTTCATCCGCCGCCGCTACTGGACGCCGAAGATCAAGGCCTGGGTCCGTCGCTTCTTCCGCGACGAGATCGCGCCGATCGTCACCCCCATCGGCCTCGATCCGACCCACCCGTTCCCGCTGCTGGTGAACAAGAGCCTGAACTTCATGGTCGAGCTCGAAGGCCTGGACGCCTTTGGCCGCGACTCCGGCCTTGCGATCATCCCGGCGCCGCGCTCGCTGCCGCGGATCATCCGCCTGCCGGAAGACGTTGCCGGCGCCGGCGACAACTACGTGTTCCTGTCGTCGATGATCCACGCCCATGCCGACGACCTGTTCCACGGCATGAAGGTGAAGGGCTGCTACCAGTTCCGCCTGACCCGTAACGCCGACCTCTCGGTGGACGCCGAGGACGTCGAGGACCTAGCCCGCGCGCTGCGCGGCGAGCTGTTCTCGCGCCGTTACGGCGACGCCGTGCGCCTGGAGGTGGTGGACACCTGCCCGACGCACCTGTCCAACTACCTGCTCAAGCAGTTCGGCCTGGCCGAAAGCGAGCTGTACAAGGTCAGCGGTCCGGTCAACCTGACCCGCCTGTTCAGCGTCACGGGCCTCGCCAGCCATCCGGAGCTGCAGTACCCGCCGTTCACCCCGGCGATCCCGAAACTGCTGCAGAAGAAGGAAAACCTGTTCAACGTGCTGGGCAAGCTCGACGTGCTGCTGATGCACCCGTTCGAGTCCTTCACCCCGGTGATCGACCTGCTGCGCCAGGCCGCCAAGGACCCAAGCGTCCTGGCGATCAAGCAGACGCTGTACCGCTCCGGTGCCAACTCCGAGATCGTCGATGCGCTGGTGGAAGCCGCGCGCAACGGCAAGGAAGTCACCGTGGTGATCGAGCTGCGGGCGCGCTTCGATGAAGAATCCAACCTGCAACTGGCCAGCCGCCTGCAACAGGCCGGCGCCGTGGTGATCTACGGCGTGGTCGGCTTCAAGACTCACGCCAAGATGATGCTGATCCTGCGTCGCGAGGACGGTGAGCTGCGCCGCTACGCCCACCTGGGTACCGGCAACTACCACGCCGGCAACGCGCGCCTGTACACCGACTACAGCCTGCTGACCGCCGACGTGGCGCTCTGCGAGGACCTGCACAAGCTGTTCAACCAGCTGATCGGCATGGGCAAGACCCTGCGCATGAAGAAGCTCCTGCACGCGCCCTTCACCCTGAAGAAGAACCTGCTGGAGATGATCAACCGCGAGGCCGCCCAGGCCGCCGAAGGCAAGCCGGCGCACATCATGGCCAAGGTCAACTCGCTGACCGACTCCAAGGTGATTCGCGCGCTGTACAAGGCCAGCCAGGCCGGGGTGAAGATCGACCTGGTGGTGCGCGGCATGTGCTGCCTGCGTCCGGGGGTGCCGGGCGTTTCGCACAATATCCAGGTACGGTCGATCATCGGCCGCTTCCTGGAGCACAGCCGGATCTACTACTTCCTCAACGGCGGCGACGAGAAGCTGTTCCTCTCCAGCGCCGACTGGATGGAACGCAACCTCGACATGCGCGTGGAGACCTGCTTCCCGGTGGAAGGCAAGAAGCTGGTGCAGCGGGTGAAGAAGGAGCTGGAGTCGTATCTGGCCGACAACACCCAGGCCTGGGTGCTGCAGGCTGACGGCAGCTACGTACGCCAGAGCCCCAGCGGCAACCAGAACGCCCGCAACTCCCAGGCGATACTGCTCGAACGCCTGTGCACGCCGGTGATCAGTTCGCGCTGA
- a CDS encoding ABC transporter ATP-binding protein yields the protein MNALHSLQTAAVSIRSVRKVYGDPASGPVALKCVDLDIRDNEFFTLLGPSGCGKTTLLRMIAGFEFPTAGEIQLYGENIADRPPFERPVNTVFQHYALFPHMTIAENLAFGLESHPMGKRMSKAEVAERVREMLALVQMERFAQRKPTQLSGGQQQRVALARALAPHPKVLLLDEPLSALDLKLRQAMREELKAIQSKTGITFIFVTHDQEEALTMSDRIAVLSEGEVQQVGCPDEIYEHPRNRFVADFIGETNFLPARVESIAGDCAQFRIPGGQLIQAASRDGLRSGAEVTLSIRPERLQLVAEDNPSATPCSIAQQIYLGTDLQYQVSLADGTRLTVRAPNSAGQRQRLVAGQRAGLLFETGSASVLLD from the coding sequence ATGAATGCCCTGCACAGCCTGCAGACGGCGGCGGTTTCGATCCGCTCCGTACGCAAGGTCTACGGCGATCCGGCCAGCGGCCCCGTGGCGCTGAAATGCGTCGACCTGGATATCCGCGACAACGAGTTCTTCACCCTGCTCGGCCCCTCGGGCTGCGGCAAGACCACCCTGCTGCGGATGATTGCCGGCTTCGAATTCCCCACCGCCGGGGAAATCCAGCTGTATGGCGAAAACATCGCCGACCGCCCGCCGTTCGAGCGTCCGGTGAACACCGTGTTCCAGCACTACGCGCTGTTCCCGCACATGACCATTGCCGAGAACCTGGCCTTCGGCCTGGAATCGCACCCGATGGGCAAGCGCATGAGCAAGGCGGAAGTCGCCGAGCGCGTTCGCGAGATGCTCGCCCTGGTGCAGATGGAACGCTTCGCCCAGCGCAAGCCGACCCAGCTCTCCGGCGGCCAGCAACAGCGCGTCGCCCTGGCCCGTGCCCTGGCGCCGCATCCCAAGGTACTGCTGCTCGACGAGCCGCTCTCCGCCCTCGATCTCAAGCTGCGCCAGGCCATGCGCGAAGAGCTCAAGGCGATCCAGTCCAAGACCGGCATCACCTTCATCTTCGTCACCCATGACCAGGAAGAAGCCCTGACCATGTCCGACCGCATCGCGGTGCTCTCCGAGGGCGAGGTGCAGCAGGTCGGCTGCCCGGACGAGATCTACGAGCATCCGCGCAATCGCTTCGTCGCCGACTTCATCGGCGAGACCAACTTCCTCCCGGCCCGGGTCGAGAGCATCGCTGGCGACTGCGCGCAGTTCCGCATTCCCGGTGGCCAGCTGATCCAGGCTGCCAGCCGCGACGGCCTCAGGAGCGGCGCCGAGGTCACCCTGTCGATCCGCCCAGAACGCCTGCAACTGGTGGCCGAGGACAACCCGTCCGCCACGCCCTGCAGCATCGCCCAGCAGATCTACCTGGGCACCGACCTGCAGTACCAGGTCAGCCTCGCCGACGGCACCCGCCTGACCGTCCGCGCGCCCAACAGCGCCGGCCAGCGTCAGCGCCTGGTGGCCGGGCAACGCGCCGGGCTGCTGTTCGAAACCGGCAGCGCCAGCGTCCTGCTGGACTGA
- a CDS encoding CDP-6-deoxy-delta-3,4-glucoseen reductase, whose protein sequence is MKVTLQPSGAQLELRPGERILDGARRLGYECPQSCRNGNCHICAALLVEGRVRQDGEVRDQGELFTCLAEPLEDCVLHWDGVLAPGELPVRKLSCQLILCEPVGGDVWRVRLRAPAGKPPRYHAGQYLLIERDGSDPAAFSMASAPQEGRDLELHILARENSAIDLLAQLQRDRFARVQMPFGDAHLADLPDGPLVLIAAGTGMAQMHSLIEYCRAAGFAHPVHLYWGVRRPEDFYELPHWEQWQGVPNLLLHKIVSDMCGWVGRCGLLHEAVCEDFADLSGLRVYASGSPAMVYGTLDALVAAGMDPHQMRADVFAYAPRG, encoded by the coding sequence TTGAAAGTGACCTTGCAACCCTCCGGCGCCCAGCTTGAGCTCAGGCCCGGCGAACGTATCCTCGACGGTGCGCGGCGCCTGGGCTACGAGTGCCCGCAGAGCTGTCGCAACGGCAACTGCCACATCTGTGCGGCACTGCTGGTGGAGGGGCGCGTGCGCCAGGACGGCGAGGTGCGCGATCAGGGCGAACTCTTCACCTGCCTGGCCGAGCCGCTGGAAGACTGCGTGCTGCACTGGGATGGCGTGCTGGCCCCCGGCGAGCTGCCGGTGCGCAAGCTGTCCTGCCAGCTGATCCTCTGCGAGCCGGTGGGTGGCGATGTCTGGCGCGTGCGCCTGCGCGCGCCGGCCGGAAAGCCGCCGCGCTACCACGCCGGGCAGTACCTGCTGATCGAGCGCGACGGCAGCGATCCGGCCGCCTTCTCCATGGCCTCTGCGCCGCAGGAAGGACGCGACCTGGAGCTGCACATCCTGGCCCGGGAGAACAGCGCCATCGACCTGCTGGCGCAGTTGCAGCGCGACCGTTTCGCCCGCGTGCAGATGCCGTTCGGCGATGCCCACCTGGCCGACCTGCCGGACGGCCCGCTGGTGCTGATCGCCGCCGGCACCGGCATGGCGCAGATGCACAGCCTGATCGAATACTGCCGCGCCGCCGGTTTCGCTCACCCGGTGCACCTGTACTGGGGTGTGCGCCGACCGGAAGACTTCTACGAGCTGCCGCACTGGGAACAGTGGCAGGGTGTGCCCAACCTGCTCCTGCACAAGATCGTCAGCGATATGTGCGGCTGGGTGGGGCGCTGTGGCCTGCTGCATGAGGCGGTGTGCGAGGATTTCGCCGATCTTTCCGGCCTGCGCGTCTACGCCAGCGGCTCGCCGGCGATGGTCTACGGCACGCTGGATGCGCTGGTGGCGGCGGGTATGGACCCACACCAGATGCGCGCGGATGTGTTTGCCTACGCGCCGCGGGGCTGA
- the ubiD gene encoding 4-hydroxy-3-polyprenylbenzoate decarboxylase codes for MQYRDLREFIAALEQRGQLKRIQAPVSPVLEMTEVCDRTLRAKGPALLFEKPTGYDIPVLGNLFGTPERVALGMGAEDVSELREIGKLLAFLKEPEPPKGLKDAWSKLPIFKKVISMAPKVLKDAPCQEVIEEGDDVDLSKLPVQTCWPGDVAPLITWGLTVTRGPNKERQNLGIYRQQVIGRNKVIMRWLSHRGGALDYREWCQKHPDKPYPVAVALGADPATILGAVTPVPDTLSEYAFAGLLRGHKTELVKCVGSDLQVPASAEIVLEGVIHPGEMADEGPYGDHTGYYNEVDRFPVFTVERITRRQKPIYHSTYTGRPPDEPAILGVALNEVFVPILQKQFPEITDFYLPPEGCSYRMAVVTMKKQYPGHAKRVMLGVWSFLRQFMYTKFVIVTDDDINARDWNDVIWAITTRMDPKRDTVMIDNTPIDYLDFASPISGLGSKMGLDATHKWPGETSREWGRVIEKDPAVTRRVDEIWASLGID; via the coding sequence ATGCAGTATCGCGACCTGCGCGAGTTCATCGCCGCCCTGGAGCAGCGTGGACAGCTCAAGCGCATCCAGGCGCCGGTTTCCCCTGTGCTGGAAATGACCGAGGTGTGCGACCGCACCCTGCGCGCCAAGGGCCCGGCCCTGCTGTTCGAAAAACCCACCGGCTACGACATCCCCGTGCTCGGCAACCTGTTCGGCACACCCGAGCGCGTGGCCCTGGGGATGGGCGCGGAGGACGTCTCCGAGTTGCGCGAGATCGGCAAGCTGCTGGCCTTCCTCAAGGAGCCGGAGCCGCCAAAGGGGCTGAAGGACGCCTGGTCGAAGCTGCCGATCTTCAAGAAGGTCATCAGCATGGCGCCCAAGGTCCTCAAGGACGCGCCGTGCCAGGAAGTGATCGAGGAGGGCGACGACGTCGACCTGTCGAAGCTGCCGGTACAGACCTGCTGGCCCGGCGACGTCGCGCCGCTGATCACCTGGGGCCTGACCGTCACCCGCGGGCCGAACAAGGAACGGCAGAACCTGGGCATCTACCGCCAGCAGGTGATCGGCCGCAACAAGGTGATCATGCGCTGGCTCAGCCACCGTGGCGGCGCGCTGGACTACCGCGAGTGGTGCCAGAAGCACCCGGACAAGCCCTACCCGGTGGCCGTGGCCCTGGGCGCGGACCCGGCGACCATCCTCGGCGCCGTCACCCCGGTGCCGGACACCCTTTCCGAATACGCCTTCGCCGGCCTGCTGCGCGGGCACAAGACCGAGCTGGTGAAATGCGTCGGCAGTGACCTGCAGGTGCCGGCCAGCGCGGAAATCGTCCTCGAAGGGGTGATCCATCCCGGCGAGATGGCCGACGAAGGCCCGTACGGTGACCACACCGGCTACTACAACGAGGTGGACCGCTTCCCGGTCTTCACCGTCGAGCGCATCACCCGCCGGCAGAAACCGATCTACCACAGCACCTACACCGGCCGCCCGCCGGATGAGCCGGCGATCCTCGGCGTGGCGCTGAACGAAGTCTTCGTGCCGATCCTGCAGAAGCAGTTCCCGGAGATCACCGACTTCTACCTGCCGCCCGAAGGCTGTTCCTACCGCATGGCGGTGGTGACCATGAAGAAGCAGTACCCCGGCCACGCCAAGCGCGTAATGCTGGGTGTGTGGTCGTTCCTGCGACAGTTCATGTACACCAAGTTCGTCATAGTCACGGACGATGACATCAATGCCCGCGACTGGAACGACGTGATCTGGGCCATCACCACGCGCATGGACCCCAAGCGCGACACGGTGATGATCGACAACACGCCGATCGACTACCTGGACTTCGCCTCGCCGATTTCCGGCCTGGGTTCGAAGATGGGCCTGGATGCCACCCACAAGTGGCCGGGCGAGACCAGCCGCGAGTGGGGCAGGGTGATCGAGAAGGACCCGGCGGTGACTCGCCGTGTCGATGAAATCTGGGCGAGCCTGGGTATCGATTGA
- the trxA gene encoding thioredoxin TrxA gives MSEHIVNVTDASFEQDVLKSDGPVLVDYWAEWCGPCKMIAPVLDEIAKDYQGKLKVCKLNIDENQDTPPKYGVRGIPTLMLFKGGNVEATKVGALSKSQLAAFLDSNI, from the coding sequence ATGAGCGAACATATCGTCAATGTTACCGATGCCAGCTTCGAGCAGGACGTACTGAAGTCCGACGGTCCCGTGCTGGTCGACTACTGGGCTGAATGGTGCGGCCCGTGCAAGATGATCGCCCCGGTACTCGACGAGATCGCCAAGGACTATCAGGGCAAGCTGAAAGTCTGCAAGCTGAACATCGACGAGAACCAGGACACCCCGCCGAAGTACGGCGTGCGCGGCATCCCGACCCTGATGCTGTTCAAGGGCGGCAACGTCGAAGCGACCAAGGTTGGCGCACTGTCCAAGTCCCAGCTGGCAGCCTTCCTCGACAGCAACATCTGA
- the rho gene encoding transcription termination factor Rho, with protein sequence MNLTELKQKPIAELLEMSDAMGLENMARSRKQDIIFALLKKHAKSGEEISGDGVLEILQDGFGFLRSADSSYLAGPDDIYVSPSQIRRFNLRTGDTIIGKIRPPKEGERYFALLKVDTINFDRPENAKNKILFENLTPLFPTKRLTMEAGNGSTEDLTGRVIDLCAPIGKGQRGLIVAPPKAGKTIMLQNIAANITRNNPECHLIVLLIDERPEEVTEMQRTVRGEVVASTFDEPPTRHVQVAEMVIEKAKRLVEHKKDVIILLDSITRLARAYNTVIPSSGKVLTGGVDAHALEKPKRFFGAARNIEEGGSLTILATALIETGSKMDEVIYEEFKGTGNSELILDRRISEKRVFPAININRSGTRREELLTGEEELQRMWILRKILHPMDEIAAVEFLLDKLKQTKTNDEFFDSMKRSK encoded by the coding sequence ATGAATCTGACCGAACTCAAGCAAAAGCCGATTGCCGAATTGCTGGAAATGTCCGATGCCATGGGCCTGGAAAACATGGCTCGTTCGCGCAAGCAGGACATCATCTTCGCGCTGCTGAAGAAGCACGCGAAAAGCGGTGAGGAAATCTCCGGCGACGGCGTGCTGGAGATTCTCCAGGACGGCTTCGGCTTCCTGCGCTCCGCCGATTCCTCGTACCTGGCCGGCCCCGACGACATCTACGTCTCGCCCAGCCAGATCCGGCGCTTCAACCTGCGCACGGGCGATACCATCATCGGCAAGATTCGTCCGCCGAAGGAAGGCGAGCGTTACTTCGCGCTGCTCAAGGTCGACACGATCAACTTCGACCGCCCGGAAAACGCGAAGAACAAGATTCTCTTCGAGAACCTGACCCCGCTGTTCCCGACCAAGCGCCTGACCATGGAAGCCGGCAACGGCTCCACCGAGGACCTCACCGGCCGGGTGATCGACCTCTGCGCCCCGATCGGCAAGGGTCAGCGCGGCCTGATCGTCGCACCGCCGAAGGCCGGTAAGACCATCATGCTGCAGAACATCGCGGCGAACATCACCCGCAACAACCCCGAGTGCCACCTGATCGTCCTGCTGATCGACGAGCGCCCGGAAGAAGTGACCGAGATGCAGCGCACCGTGCGCGGCGAAGTGGTCGCCTCCACCTTCGACGAGCCGCCGACTCGCCATGTGCAGGTCGCGGAAATGGTGATCGAGAAGGCCAAGCGCCTGGTCGAGCACAAGAAGGACGTGATCATCCTGCTCGACTCCATCACCCGCCTGGCTCGCGCCTACAACACCGTGATCCCCAGCTCCGGCAAGGTGCTCACTGGCGGTGTCGACGCCCACGCCCTGGAGAAGCCCAAGCGCTTCTTCGGCGCCGCGCGCAACATCGAGGAAGGCGGTTCGCTGACCATCCTCGCCACCGCGCTGATCGAAACCGGCTCGAAGATGGACGAAGTGATCTACGAGGAATTCAAGGGCACCGGTAACTCGGAACTCATCCTCGACCGTCGCATCTCCGAGAAGCGCGTGTTCCCGGCGATCAACATCAATCGCTCCGGCACCCGTCGCGAAGAGCTGCTCACCGGTGAGGAAGAGCTGCAGCGCATGTGGATCCTGCGCAAGATCCTGCACCCGATGGACGAGATCGCCGCGGTCGAATTCCTGCTCGACAAGCTCAAGCAGACCAAGACCAACGACGAGTTCTTCGACTCCATGAAGCGCAGCAAGTAA
- a CDS encoding ABC transporter permease, producing MNQISTTGGALERRKALRSFLGVSPALVSIGLFLIVPIFIVIGYSLMQANPYGGVNPHFSTDAYVSLLFERQLDDSLAFADSYMVIALRSIGIAAATTFITLLVGFPVAVWLAMQPAHRRGLLIFLITVPFWANLLIRTYAWILLLRGTGVINGTLMSLGLIHQPLDLLYTDGAVLLGLVYTYAPFVVLPIYATLEKMDMRLLEAAQDLYAGRIRTLRKVVLPIARPGILAGAILTFVPCLGAMIAPELLGGGTKMMLGNLIFRQFSDGRNWPFGAALSLVLMAAVMLVLMFYAMRAERLRIARGGE from the coding sequence ATGAACCAGATATCCACCACCGGCGGTGCGCTGGAGCGGCGCAAGGCGCTGAGGAGCTTCCTCGGCGTGTCGCCCGCGCTGGTCTCCATCGGGCTGTTCCTGATCGTGCCGATCTTCATCGTGATCGGCTATTCGCTGATGCAGGCCAATCCCTATGGCGGGGTCAACCCGCACTTCAGCACTGACGCCTACGTCTCGCTGCTGTTCGAGCGTCAGCTCGACGACAGCCTGGCCTTCGCCGATTCCTACATGGTGATCGCCCTGCGCTCCATCGGCATCGCTGCCGCGACCACCTTCATCACCCTGCTGGTGGGCTTCCCGGTGGCGGTGTGGCTGGCGATGCAGCCGGCGCACCGTCGCGGCCTGCTGATCTTCCTGATCACCGTACCGTTCTGGGCCAACCTGCTGATCCGCACCTACGCCTGGATCCTACTGCTGCGCGGCACCGGCGTGATCAACGGCACGCTGATGAGCCTGGGGCTGATCCACCAGCCGCTGGACCTGCTGTACACCGACGGCGCGGTGCTGCTGGGCCTGGTCTACACCTACGCACCCTTCGTGGTGCTGCCGATCTACGCCACCCTCGAGAAGATGGACATGCGCCTGCTCGAAGCGGCCCAGGACCTTTATGCCGGGCGCATCCGCACCCTGCGCAAGGTGGTCCTGCCGATCGCCCGTCCGGGCATCCTGGCCGGCGCCATCCTCACCTTCGTGCCCTGCCTGGGCGCGATGATCGCTCCCGAACTGCTCGGCGGCGGCACCAAGATGATGCTCGGTAACCTGATCTTCCGGCAGTTCAGCGACGGGCGTAACTGGCCCTTCGGCGCGGCGCTGTCGCTGGTGCTGATGGCCGCGGTGATGCTGGTGCTGATGTTCTACGCGATGCGCGCCGAGCGCCTGCGCATCGCTCGGGGAGGTGAATGA